Proteins encoded in a region of the Novibacillus thermophilus genome:
- the liaF gene encoding cell wall-active antibiotics response protein LiaF, which translates to MNHSRVSTYVLGAILIVIGFGILFNNLNLFYFDVGSLIVPAVLTLIGVKLLDRGKRTAGGVVLGIGVLMLLGAFGINVGNLIGLAFSVAVIYFGYRMIRSKKKELAVPPVFERGDVNGASREGRGTSNGMRQEPHREEGEAAEGFTEDEMSRDREMPDGEKNTSYRAEQEASGRSYRNEAPKVKHSLIGNLYLSAPRWELTDMNIWHGFGDVKIDLSRALIHETETVVIINGWIGDIDIYVPYDLEIALTAHVNIGDVDIFGNKEGGINRNVSIETPHYRSASKRVRFVVSLLIGDVDVMYV; encoded by the coding sequence GTGAACCATTCCCGCGTATCGACATATGTGCTGGGCGCCATTCTCATTGTGATCGGGTTCGGTATTTTATTTAATAATCTCAATCTATTCTACTTTGATGTCGGCAGTTTAATCGTTCCGGCGGTTTTGACATTGATCGGGGTTAAACTGCTCGATCGCGGCAAGCGGACGGCGGGCGGGGTTGTGCTCGGAATCGGAGTTCTCATGTTGCTCGGAGCGTTCGGGATCAACGTCGGGAATTTGATCGGGTTGGCTTTTTCAGTGGCGGTCATCTATTTTGGCTACCGCATGATCCGTTCCAAAAAGAAAGAATTGGCTGTGCCGCCGGTGTTTGAACGAGGGGACGTAAATGGTGCTTCCCGCGAAGGGCGTGGCACGTCCAATGGAATGCGGCAAGAACCGCATCGGGAAGAAGGCGAAGCTGCTGAAGGTTTCACGGAAGATGAAATGTCCCGCGACAGAGAAATGCCCGATGGCGAGAAGAATACGTCGTACCGGGCGGAACAGGAAGCGTCCGGTCGATCCTACCGGAACGAGGCGCCGAAGGTGAAACATTCCCTCATCGGCAACCTATACTTGTCCGCGCCCCGCTGGGAGTTGACGGACATGAACATCTGGCACGGATTTGGCGACGTCAAAATTGACCTCTCCCGCGCCCTCATTCACGAGACAGAAACAGTTGTCATCATTAACGGGTGGATTGGGGACATTGACATTTATGTGCCGTACGATCTGGAAATTGCGTTGACTGCTCATGTCAACATCGGCGATGTGGACATTTTCGGCAATAAAGAAGGCGGGATTAACCGAAATGTGTCTATCGAGACGCCTCACTACCGCAGTGCCTCCAAACGTGTGCGCTTCGTCGTAAGCTTACTCATCGGCGACGTTGACGTGATGTATGTGTAG
- a CDS encoding sensor histidine kinase: protein MLQKKLTNIQWQFVRQSLWVSVTVVTLGAALVFSLWSYTVGLEPLQTWLKHRWEWRIPAFPGWGFVVIMMAVLWLTAGAIGVATGYVFGNLFKKRLEILLQSTMMLERGDLTTRIPNLGDDEIGELGNRLNDMTARFQKQVASLQRLSTHNAELTEQVKQAAILEERHRLARELHDAVSQQLFAISMSMAALKRMLTHRPEKAEQQVELVEEMAAAAQSEMRALLLHLRPAHLEGKSLKHGVEELLRELQDKHALDFKWSIGDLPDLPKGIEDHLFRILQEALSNALRHSKAEQVEVTLSVIRQNVRLKVTDNGVGFTADDEQKTSSYGMALMRERVAEIGGVLSVSSAPGQGTMIEVTVPLVTKGRDGM from the coding sequence ATGCTGCAAAAGAAACTAACCAACATTCAATGGCAATTTGTACGGCAGTCGCTGTGGGTGAGTGTCACGGTGGTCACATTGGGGGCCGCTCTCGTCTTTTCCCTCTGGAGTTACACGGTCGGTCTGGAACCGTTGCAAACCTGGTTGAAGCATCGTTGGGAGTGGCGTATTCCAGCCTTCCCCGGCTGGGGGTTTGTCGTGATCATGATGGCCGTCCTTTGGTTGACAGCTGGTGCCATCGGAGTGGCAACGGGGTATGTATTCGGCAACTTGTTTAAAAAACGGCTGGAAATTTTGCTGCAGTCGACGATGATGTTGGAGCGCGGTGATCTGACAACCCGCATTCCCAATTTAGGGGACGACGAGATCGGCGAACTCGGCAACCGATTAAATGACATGACTGCACGCTTCCAGAAGCAGGTCGCTTCCTTGCAACGGCTGTCGACGCACAATGCGGAATTGACCGAACAGGTGAAACAGGCGGCAATACTTGAGGAGCGACACCGCCTCGCCCGGGAGTTGCACGACGCTGTCAGCCAGCAGTTGTTCGCCATTTCCATGTCTATGGCCGCCTTGAAACGCATGCTCACGCATCGTCCCGAAAAAGCTGAACAACAGGTGGAACTGGTGGAAGAGATGGCGGCGGCCGCACAATCGGAAATGCGGGCGCTGCTGCTTCATTTGCGTCCGGCACACCTCGAAGGGAAAAGTTTGAAACACGGCGTGGAAGAACTGTTGCGGGAACTTCAAGACAAGCATGCGTTGGACTTTAAGTGGTCCATCGGGGATTTGCCTGATTTGCCGAAAGGGATTGAAGACCACCTGTTCCGCATTTTGCAGGAGGCCCTGTCCAATGCGCTGCGCCATTCGAAAGCTGAGCAAGTGGAGGTTACACTGTCTGTGATTCGCCAAAACGTGCGACTGAAAGTGACGGACAACGGGGTCGGGTTTACAGCCGATGACGAACAGAAGACGTCTTCTTACGGCATGGCCCTCATGCGGGAACGGGTGGCAGAAATTGGAGGCGTGCTCAGCGTGTCCTCTGCACCTGGTCAAGGGACGATGATCGAGGTGACGGTACCGCTGGTGACAAAAGGAAGGGATGGGATGTAA
- a CDS encoding response regulator, producing MEDVIKVLLVDDHEMVRMGLAAFLSTEKGIEVVGEASNGQEGVELAEKTKPDVILMDLVMEGMDGIEATKEVLKVHPDGKVIVLTSFHDDEKVYPAVEAGAFSYLLKTARASEIAQAVRQAYRGQSVFEAQVAGKLMSRYRGDSHRHKLPHEQCTERELEVLRLIGEGRSNQEIADELYIGIKTVKTHVSNILSKLGVEDRTQAAIYAHRHGLCR from the coding sequence ATGGAAGATGTCATCAAAGTGCTGCTCGTAGATGATCACGAGATGGTGCGGATGGGACTGGCGGCGTTTTTGTCCACGGAGAAAGGGATCGAAGTTGTCGGCGAGGCGTCCAACGGGCAAGAAGGTGTGGAGCTGGCGGAAAAGACGAAACCCGATGTCATTTTGATGGATCTGGTCATGGAGGGCATGGACGGAATTGAGGCGACGAAAGAAGTGCTAAAAGTCCATCCAGACGGCAAAGTGATCGTACTGACCAGTTTCCACGACGACGAAAAAGTGTACCCGGCTGTGGAGGCTGGAGCCTTCAGTTACTTGCTCAAAACGGCGAGGGCGTCCGAAATTGCACAAGCCGTCCGCCAGGCTTACCGCGGCCAGTCTGTATTTGAAGCCCAAGTGGCAGGGAAACTGATGTCACGGTATCGGGGAGACAGCCACAGACACAAACTGCCCCACGAACAGTGCACGGAGCGGGAGCTGGAAGTGTTGCGCCTCATCGGAGAGGGGCGCTCGAACCAGGAAATTGCCGATGAGCTGTACATCGGAATCAAAACGGTGAAAACCCACGTCAGCAACATTTTGAGCAAGCTCGGGGTAGAAGATCGCACGCAAGCGGCTATTTACGCCCACCGCCACGGACTGTGTCGGTAG
- a CDS encoding alpha/beta hydrolase gives MHIQRVEQSNAHFTINSLVYTPDASRDRGLTVLMGHGFSVSKHHLDGLASYLCYFGYEVVNVDFPGHKMGGSRGSLDHPVQLIESLKLARRCTKRDNIVLLGHSMGAAAAVGAATEMDEAIGLVALGMGANPAARFEDKIVTSTLEWGALYVEDLDGKDFLTRIKSELLPHMKNVTVPSLVIGGTKDYIIPAQEVKKLAEMAQGPRTVKLLDCTHSDLPDVAKKDIRQWLEQTYSID, from the coding sequence ATGCACATTCAACGTGTCGAACAGTCCAATGCTCACTTCACGATCAATTCCCTCGTCTACACGCCGGATGCGAGTAGAGACCGAGGCTTGACCGTTTTAATGGGACACGGGTTCAGTGTTTCCAAACACCATTTAGACGGTCTCGCCTCTTACTTGTGTTACTTTGGTTACGAAGTCGTCAACGTCGATTTTCCCGGACACAAGATGGGGGGAAGCCGAGGCTCACTCGATCACCCTGTGCAACTGATCGAATCACTGAAACTCGCCAGACGCTGTACCAAGCGGGACAACATCGTCCTGTTGGGACACAGTATGGGCGCTGCGGCGGCAGTGGGAGCCGCCACGGAGATGGATGAAGCAATCGGCCTCGTCGCCCTTGGGATGGGAGCCAATCCTGCTGCCCGCTTTGAAGACAAAATCGTGACCAGCACACTTGAATGGGGCGCCCTTTACGTAGAGGATCTGGATGGAAAAGACTTTTTAACCCGGATTAAGAGCGAGTTGTTGCCGCACATGAAAAACGTAACCGTGCCCTCCCTCGTCATCGGGGGGACGAAAGACTATATCATTCCCGCACAAGAAGTGAAAAAACTGGCTGAGATGGCACAAGGGCCTCGTACTGTGAAACTGTTAGATTGCACGCACTCCGACCTTCCGGATGTAGCAAAGAAAGACATTCGCCAGTGGCTGGAACAGACGTACTCAATAGACTAA
- a CDS encoding MATE family efflux transporter, protein MAKAFDFTTGSIPKKMVLFSIPLLLTNVLQTSYQFIDSLWVGNLLGAQALAAVALAGPVIFTVLSLMIGINGATLTVLSQHRGAGDEDGLKESLNAFAFVLGILSVALGIAGYVLAGPLLHFLGAPDNVHPLALTYLRLNFVGIPFLFGYNFVSTVLRALGDSKTPIRFVALAVLLNSVLDPVLIAGFRLDIVGAALATVLAQGLAFGYGLSYSIQKAGVPYTVPHLPQWRYLKVLFRLGIPSGLQMTVISGGNMAIVGVVARFGEDVLAGFGAAERIGSLIMIAPMALGSAVTSMAGQNIGADKWKRVADVAKNGVGLILGVSVAISTFVFFVSGILIHLFVDDEATVSFGADYLKAVAFFYPFLGINFVLNGVVRASGAMFQVLALNFISFWVLRFPLVTLFSGWLGPDGIAIGIGVSFVMSSIVATLYYFFGKWRDVKIFDEEEPSQL, encoded by the coding sequence ATGGCAAAGGCCTTTGATTTTACAACGGGGAGCATCCCCAAAAAGATGGTGCTGTTTTCCATTCCCCTCTTGCTGACGAATGTCTTGCAGACGTCTTACCAATTTATCGACAGTCTCTGGGTGGGGAATCTACTCGGTGCCCAGGCTCTTGCCGCCGTAGCTCTCGCAGGTCCGGTCATCTTCACAGTGCTGTCTTTAATGATCGGCATTAACGGCGCGACGCTCACCGTCTTGTCCCAGCACAGAGGAGCGGGAGATGAGGACGGTTTAAAGGAATCGCTCAACGCATTCGCCTTCGTTCTCGGGATTTTGTCCGTTGCACTCGGCATCGCCGGCTATGTGCTGGCGGGACCGCTGTTACACTTCTTAGGAGCTCCCGACAATGTACATCCGTTAGCCCTCACCTATTTGCGCCTCAATTTCGTAGGTATCCCGTTCTTATTCGGGTACAACTTCGTCAGTACCGTGTTGAGAGCTCTCGGCGACAGCAAAACCCCGATTCGGTTTGTCGCCCTGGCCGTCCTCCTCAATTCGGTATTGGATCCCGTCCTAATCGCAGGCTTTCGGTTAGACATTGTCGGAGCGGCGTTGGCGACAGTGCTCGCCCAAGGATTGGCATTCGGCTACGGGTTGTCTTACTCCATCCAAAAAGCCGGTGTTCCTTACACCGTGCCGCACTTGCCCCAGTGGCGCTATTTAAAAGTGTTGTTCCGGTTGGGCATTCCGTCCGGGTTGCAAATGACGGTCATCTCGGGCGGCAACATGGCCATCGTCGGTGTCGTCGCTCGGTTTGGGGAAGACGTGCTGGCCGGATTTGGTGCAGCCGAACGCATCGGCAGCTTGATCATGATCGCCCCGATGGCGTTAGGATCGGCGGTGACGAGCATGGCCGGCCAAAACATCGGCGCGGACAAATGGAAGCGGGTCGCCGATGTGGCCAAAAACGGGGTGGGACTCATTTTAGGCGTTTCAGTGGCCATTAGCACTTTTGTTTTTTTTGTTTCAGGGATACTCATTCACTTGTTTGTCGACGACGAGGCAACCGTCTCTTTCGGAGCCGACTACCTTAAAGCTGTTGCCTTTTTCTACCCTTTCCTCGGAATTAATTTTGTGTTAAACGGTGTCGTCCGCGCGAGTGGAGCCATGTTCCAAGTTCTTGCGCTGAACTTCATCTCGTTCTGGGTGCTGCGTTTTCCCCTCGTCACCCTCTTTTCCGGGTGGTTGGGCCCGGACGGCATCGCCATCGGCATCGGAGTCAGTTTCGTCATGAGCAGCATCGTGGCCACACTGTACTACTTCTTCGGAAAATGGCGGGACGTAAAAATTTTTGATGAAGAAGAGCCCTCCCAGTTGTAG
- the aspS gene encoding aspartate--tRNA ligase, translated as MAYLHRTHCCGELRTEQVGERVRLNGWVHNRRDLGGVIFLDVRDRSGIVQVVCNPEFSEEAADLADKLRNEYVVAIEGEVVERDPDTVNPNLPTGKIEVRATTIQLLSRAKTPPFSINQPNADVDETVRLKYRYLDLRRDAMQRTFKIRHKATQVIRRFLDAHGYLELETPMLTRSTPEGARDYLVPSRIHEGAFYALPQSPQLFKQLLMVSGFERYYQIVRCFRDEDLRADRQPEFTQLDIETSFLPPEALQSEMEEMISDIFRETIGYHVPTPFPRLTYQEAMDRYGTDKPDLRFGLELCDVTHIVKDSQFKVFAGAVQSGGQVKGINAKGCADFSRKDIDVLTDYLKPYGAKGLAWIAVKDSGMTGPIVKFFSEEERRRLADALEAETGDLLLFVADQADVVAESLGQLRLKLARDLDLIPEDTYAFAWITDFPLFTYDEEEGRYQAVHHPFTLPVEEDIEKLTTDPASVRAQAYDMVCNGYEIGGGSMRIYQRDVQEKMFAALGFTEEEAKRRFGFLLEAFEYGTPPHGGIAFGLDRIVMLLAKRHNLRDVIAFPKTQSASCLMTEAPGPVDDKQLEELHISVVPSTPFDD; from the coding sequence ATGGCGTATTTACACAGAACACACTGTTGCGGGGAACTTCGCACGGAACAGGTCGGTGAGCGGGTGCGGTTAAACGGGTGGGTGCACAACCGCAGAGACTTGGGAGGGGTCATCTTCCTCGATGTGCGCGACCGATCCGGGATTGTCCAAGTTGTGTGCAACCCGGAATTCTCCGAAGAAGCAGCCGACCTGGCCGACAAGCTTAGAAATGAGTACGTCGTCGCCATCGAAGGGGAGGTGGTGGAGCGCGATCCGGATACGGTCAACCCGAACCTCCCGACGGGAAAGATCGAAGTGCGGGCGACGACAATCCAACTGTTGAGCCGCGCGAAGACACCGCCGTTTTCCATCAACCAGCCGAATGCGGATGTAGATGAAACGGTGCGTCTAAAGTACCGTTACCTCGACTTAAGGCGCGACGCTATGCAACGCACGTTTAAAATTCGGCACAAAGCGACTCAAGTGATCCGCCGCTTTCTCGACGCCCATGGCTATTTGGAACTGGAAACGCCCATGTTGACGCGGAGCACGCCGGAAGGAGCGCGGGATTACCTCGTGCCGAGTCGAATCCACGAAGGGGCGTTTTACGCGCTGCCCCAGTCGCCGCAACTGTTCAAGCAGCTGCTGATGGTGTCGGGGTTCGAACGGTATTACCAAATAGTACGTTGTTTTCGCGACGAGGATTTGCGCGCCGACCGGCAGCCGGAGTTCACCCAGCTGGATATCGAAACGTCCTTTCTTCCGCCGGAGGCGCTGCAGTCTGAGATGGAAGAGATGATATCTGACATTTTCCGCGAGACGATAGGGTATCATGTGCCCACGCCTTTCCCGCGGTTGACGTACCAAGAGGCGATGGACCGCTACGGTACCGACAAACCGGACTTGCGGTTCGGGTTGGAACTGTGTGACGTGACTCATATTGTGAAAGACAGCCAGTTTAAAGTGTTTGCCGGCGCCGTGCAGTCGGGCGGACAGGTGAAGGGGATAAACGCCAAAGGGTGTGCCGATTTCAGCCGGAAAGACATCGACGTTTTGACCGACTACTTAAAGCCTTACGGCGCCAAAGGGCTCGCCTGGATCGCCGTGAAAGACAGCGGGATGACAGGTCCGATCGTCAAGTTTTTCTCAGAAGAAGAGCGGCGCCGGCTGGCGGATGCGTTGGAGGCGGAGACGGGAGATCTCTTACTGTTTGTCGCAGACCAGGCGGACGTCGTCGCCGAATCACTGGGTCAGCTCAGGCTCAAACTCGCCCGTGACCTCGACCTCATTCCAGAAGATACGTACGCTTTCGCCTGGATCACGGATTTTCCGCTCTTTACGTACGATGAGGAAGAAGGGCGTTACCAGGCGGTGCACCATCCGTTTACGCTGCCAGTTGAAGAAGACATCGAGAAACTGACGACTGACCCCGCCAGTGTGCGGGCACAGGCTTACGACATGGTGTGCAACGGTTACGAGATCGGCGGCGGCAGCATGCGCATCTACCAGCGCGACGTGCAGGAAAAAATGTTCGCGGCCCTCGGGTTTACAGAGGAAGAGGCGAAAAGGCGATTCGGGTTTTTGTTAGAAGCGTTCGAGTACGGTACACCGCCCCACGGCGGCATCGCCTTCGGCCTGGACCGGATCGTGATGTTGCTGGCGAAGCGCCACAATTTGCGGGACGTGATCGCCTTTCCGAAGACCCAGAGTGCCAGCTGTCTCATGACGGAGGCCCCGGGGCCGGTGGACGACAAACAGCTCGAAGAACTGCACATTTCGGTCGTGCCTTCGACTCCGTTCGACGACTGA